The Pseudanabaena sp. PCC 6802 genomic interval CAAATTTGAAGGGAAATCTGGCAAATAATCGACATTCACCTTTGCGAATGGGAGTTGCATAGACAACGGTTAACGTGCGCCCGAATTGCTTTGAGGTCAGATCGTGCCACATCAAACCAGGAGCGATATACGTGGTATCCTGTCGTCCCAATTTACCGCGTCGGGGGCCTTCTTCCCATTTTCCTTGAAATCCCCATTTACCTGATGCCACAACTTCCAACTCTACTGGGGCAGCATTGGCGCGGTTGCCAACGGAGCGGTGGTGAGTATAGGGCAAGTGGCTGGAATCCAAGACATTTTCCATAAGAGTTAGCGCGTCGTAGGGGAGATCGCGAAATGTATCGACGCAAACCCACTCATCGGCAGATTCCTCTAGTGGCTCGACAATGGGAATATCTACCTTCGCTGCATTATCTGCCTGACCGGGATAGACGAATAACATGCCCTGGCGAATCGCCGTGGGAAACGATCTGACACAAGCTCGTTTGGAGATTTCTGCGGTGCTGCCATCAACCTGCTGTGGAATGCGATCGCAAGCCCCCGTCCCTGTAAACGCCCAACCGTGGTACGGGCATTCCAGCGTACCATCTTCGGCAATACGCCCCTCGGATAGCGGTGCGAGGCGATGCGGGCATTTATCCTCGAATACGCGCCAGGTCGCCGCCGTTCGATCCCACCAGATGACAAGATCTTGTCCCAGCAATGTAAATGACAGGGGCTTAGCGCGATCCAAATCCCGAACGTAGTAAATGGGGTACCATACTTCTTTCCAGTCGAAGCGAGCTGGATCGTTGCCGCCTGCTAAACTTAACTCTCTGTTGGTAGCGATCGCCTGCACCATGTTTACCCTCTCTATTATCGAGCTTCAAGTCGTTTGCTTAATATAACTTAATAATAACTTATTAGCCCCTTTGTCGCACTGTGTTATTAAACCGCTCGATATAGCTCGTTCTACCAGTTTCTTTACCAACTGTCCGATGGTGTCTGCTAGGAGGGTCATTATTACTGTGCAGCACTGCCAATTTAGTTAAGAATTTTGATATCCAGGAGATAACCCTTCCCACGTATAGTTTTAAGGAATTGCGGTTCGCCAGCATCTCGCTCAATTTTATCGCGTATTCCCCAGACCAAGGCACTAACTTCATTGGTAGAATGACCAAAGGCTTCTGTCCAGATCGCTGGAAT includes:
- a CDS encoding Rieske 2Fe-2S domain-containing protein, with protein sequence MVQAIATNRELSLAGGNDPARFDWKEVWYPIYYVRDLDRAKPLSFTLLGQDLVIWWDRTAATWRVFEDKCPHRLAPLSEGRIAEDGTLECPYHGWAFTGTGACDRIPQQVDGSTAEISKRACVRSFPTAIRQGMLFVYPGQADNAAKVDIPIVEPLEESADEWVCVDTFRDLPYDALTLMENVLDSSHLPYTHHRSVGNRANAAPVELEVVASGKWGFQGKWEEGPRRGKLGRQDTTYIAPGLMWHDLTSKQFGRTLTVVYATPIRKGECRLFARFPFKFATKLPGFLIKLSPRWYSHINQNAILEDDQIFLYRQERYLEAHGGSDNFAKAFYLPTKADLFVIELRQWVNCYSIDPFPGDVLPPAIPKAKLLDRYHSHTVNCASCRTALANIQRLRKGAAIIGAIACIISPLLAVTLGQGSVSAIAILTALSLVCGAGWMGLGRLERQFFEGRSIPPRNLPESKRDRKS